The proteins below come from a single Cervus elaphus chromosome 4, mCerEla1.1, whole genome shotgun sequence genomic window:
- the LOC122692316 gene encoding 40S ribosomal protein S6, with translation MKLNISFPATGCQKLIEVDDERKLRTFYEKRMATEVAADALGEEWKGYVVRISGGNDKQGFPMKQGVLTHGRVRLLLSKGHSCYRPRRTGERKRKSVRGCIVDANLSVLNLVIVKKGEKDIPGLTDTTVPRRLGPKRASRIRKLFNLSKEDDVRQYVVRKPLNKEGKKPRTKAPKIQRLVTPRVLQHKRRRIALKKQRTKKNKEEAAEYAKLLAKRMKEAKEKRQEQIAKRRRLSSLRASTSKSESSQK, from the coding sequence ATGAAGCTGAACATCTCTTTCCCGGCCACTGGCTGCCAGAAGCTCATTGAAGTGGACGATGAACGAAAACTTCGTACCTTCTACGAGAAGCGTATGGCCACAGAAGTTGCTGCTGACGCTCTGGGTGAAGAATGGAAGGGTTATGTGGTCCGAATCAGTGGCGGGAACGATAAGCAGGGTTTCCCCATGAAGCAGGGTGTCTTGACCCATGGCCGAGTTCGCCTGCTACTGAGTAAGGGGCATTCCTGTTACAGACCAAGGAGGACTGGAGAGAGAAAGCGCAAATCTGTACGGGGTTGCATTGTGGATGCCAATCTGAGTGTTCTCAACTTGGTCATTGTgaaaaaaggggagaaggatATTCCTGGACTCACTGATACTACAGTGCCTCGTCGCCTGGGTCCCAAAAGAGCTAGCAGAATCCGCAAACTTTTCAATCTCTCTAAAGAAGATGACGTCCGCCAGTATGTTGTGCGAAAGCCCCTAAACAAAGAAGGTAAGAAACCTAGGACTAAAGCACCCAAGATTCAGCGTCTCGTGACTCCACGAGTTCTGCAACACAAACGCCGGCGTATTGCTCTGAAGAAACAGCGtactaagaaaaacaaagaagaggctGCAGAATATGCTAAACTTTTGGCCAAGAGAATGAAGGAGGCCAAAGAAAAACGGCAGGAACAGATTGCCAAGAGACGGAGGCTGTCCTCTCTGAGAGCTTCTACTTCTAAGTCTGAGTCCAGTCAAAAATGA